One stretch of Streptomyces peucetius DNA includes these proteins:
- a CDS encoding acyltransferase has product MPKSRNTPSSAAVWRRRVLTRALHRAWQWVQDTGAVTAERPGRLRFRRIGAGTRLAFPQGTVFGDPWIELGAHCIIAEQVTLTAGMMPGLDLGPETVLTLGDGVVLGRGSHVIADTRVTIGSDTYCGPYVYITSTNHSYDDPHEPVGKQWPRTDPVEIGPGCWLGTGAVILPGARLGRNVVVAAGAVVRGEVPDHSVVAGAPARVVRRWDEEGGWQPPLRTPAPVPIPEGITPEQLLALAELDEELSGPADARAGLDER; this is encoded by the coding sequence GTGCCGAAGAGCAGGAACACCCCGTCGTCGGCGGCCGTCTGGCGCCGCCGGGTCCTCACGCGTGCCCTGCACCGCGCGTGGCAGTGGGTGCAGGACACGGGCGCCGTCACGGCCGAGCGCCCCGGACGGCTGCGGTTCCGGCGGATCGGCGCCGGCACGCGGCTCGCCTTCCCCCAGGGGACCGTCTTCGGCGACCCCTGGATCGAGCTCGGCGCCCACTGCATCATCGCCGAGCAGGTGACCCTCACCGCCGGGATGATGCCCGGGCTGGACCTCGGTCCCGAGACCGTACTGACCCTGGGCGACGGTGTCGTCCTGGGGCGCGGCAGCCATGTCATCGCCGACACCCGCGTGACCATCGGCTCGGACACGTACTGCGGTCCGTACGTCTACATCACCTCGACGAACCACAGTTACGACGATCCGCACGAGCCGGTCGGCAAGCAGTGGCCCCGCACGGACCCCGTCGAGATCGGGCCCGGCTGCTGGCTGGGGACGGGCGCGGTGATCCTCCCCGGCGCGCGGCTGGGCCGCAATGTCGTGGTGGCGGCGGGCGCCGTCGTACGGGGAGAGGTGCCCGACCACTCGGTGGTGGCGGGTGCGCCGGCCCGGGTCGTACGGCGGTGGGACGAGGAGGGCGGCTGGCAGCCGCCGCTGCGTACGCCGGCGCCGGTACCGATCCCCGAGGGAATCACCCCCGAGCAGCTCCTCGCGCTCGCGGAGCTCGACGAGGAGCTGTCGGGGCCGGCGGACGCCCGGGCCGGGCTCGACGAGCGCTGA
- a CDS encoding gamma carbonic anhydrase family protein: MTEQALVAGVGGREPDVDPEAFIAPTSVVMGEVTLGAGASVWYQTVLRADCGPIVIGAGSNIQDNCTVHSDPGFPVTVGERVSVGHNAILHGCTVEEDVLVGMGATVLNGAHIGAGSLIAAQALVPQGMRVPPGSLVAGVPAKVRRELTPEEQEGIKLNAAVYLDLAAQHRDAHKD, translated from the coding sequence ATGACGGAGCAGGCATTGGTTGCGGGCGTGGGCGGCAGGGAGCCCGATGTCGACCCCGAGGCGTTCATCGCACCGACGTCGGTGGTCATGGGTGAGGTCACGCTCGGCGCTGGCGCGAGCGTCTGGTACCAGACGGTGCTGCGCGCTGACTGCGGACCGATCGTGATCGGCGCCGGCAGCAACATCCAGGACAACTGCACGGTCCACAGCGACCCCGGCTTCCCCGTGACCGTCGGCGAACGCGTCTCGGTCGGCCACAACGCGATCCTCCACGGCTGCACCGTCGAGGAGGACGTCCTCGTCGGCATGGGCGCCACGGTCCTCAACGGCGCGCACATCGGCGCGGGCTCGCTGATCGCGGCGCAGGCCCTGGTGCCGCAGGGCATGCGGGTACCGCCGGGCTCGCTGGTCGCGGGGGTGCCGGCGAAGGTACGGCGCGAGCTGACGCCGGAGGAGCAGGAGGGCATCAAGCTCAACGCGGCGGTGTATCTGGACCTGGCCGCTCAGCACCGCGACGCGCACAAGGACTGA
- a CDS encoding cytochrome P450 — MATAQHIPDILSPEFAADPYPVYRLMREHRPLIWHEPTRSYLVSRYEDVERAFKDKESVFTTDNYDWQLEPVHGKTIVQLSGREHAVRRALVAPAFRGSDLRDKFLPAIERNSRELIDAFRHKGEADLVDSFATRFPVNVIADMLGLHKADHARFHGWYTAVVAYFGNLAGDPEVAAAGERTRVEFADYMIPIIRERRENLGDDLLSTLCAAEVDGMRMSDEDIKAFCSLLLAAGGETTDKAIAGLFANLLADPDQLAAVGEDRSLIDRAFAETLRFTPPVHMIMRQTSAEVTVSGGTIPAGATVTCLIGAANRDAERYRDPDRFDIFRDDLDATTAFSAAAGHLAFALGRHFCVGALLARAEVETGVNQLLDAMPDLRPADGFVPHEDGLFTRGPKYLPLRFTPVAD; from the coding sequence ATGGCCACCGCACAGCACATCCCCGACATCCTGTCGCCCGAGTTCGCCGCCGACCCGTACCCCGTCTACCGGCTCATGCGCGAGCACCGCCCGCTGATCTGGCACGAGCCCACCCGCAGCTACCTCGTCTCCCGTTACGAGGACGTGGAGCGGGCCTTCAAGGACAAGGAGTCGGTGTTCACCACCGACAACTACGACTGGCAGCTCGAGCCCGTCCACGGGAAGACGATCGTGCAGCTCAGCGGACGTGAGCACGCCGTGCGCAGGGCGCTCGTCGCCCCCGCTTTCCGTGGCAGCGATCTGCGGGACAAGTTCCTGCCCGCCATCGAGCGCAACTCCCGCGAACTGATCGACGCCTTCCGCCACAAGGGCGAGGCCGATCTCGTCGATTCCTTCGCCACCCGCTTCCCGGTCAATGTCATCGCCGACATGCTCGGTCTGCACAAGGCCGACCACGCCCGTTTCCACGGCTGGTACACGGCGGTCGTCGCCTACTTCGGCAATCTCGCGGGGGACCCCGAGGTCGCCGCGGCCGGCGAGCGGACCCGTGTCGAGTTCGCCGACTACATGATCCCGATCATCCGGGAGCGCCGGGAGAACCTGGGCGACGACCTGCTGTCCACGCTCTGCGCGGCGGAGGTGGACGGGATGCGGATGAGCGACGAGGACATCAAGGCGTTCTGCAGTCTGCTGCTCGCGGCCGGCGGCGAGACCACGGACAAGGCCATCGCCGGCCTGTTCGCCAATCTGCTGGCCGACCCTGACCAGTTGGCCGCAGTAGGCGAGGACCGGAGCCTGATCGACCGGGCGTTCGCCGAGACGCTGCGCTTCACACCACCCGTCCATATGATCATGCGGCAGACCTCCGCCGAGGTCACCGTCAGCGGTGGCACCATCCCGGCGGGAGCCACCGTCACCTGTCTGATCGGAGCAGCGAACCGCGACGCCGAGCGGTACCGCGACCCTGACCGGTTCGACATCTTCCGCGACGACCTCGACGCGACGACGGCGTTCTCCGCCGCCGCCGGCCACCTCGCCTTCGCGCTCGGACGGCACTTCTGCGTCGGCGCGCTGCTCGCCAGGGCCGAGGTGGAGACCGGCGTCAACCAGCTGCTGGACGCCATGCCGGACCTGCGCCCCGCCGACGGCTTCGTGCCGCATGAAGATGGGTTGTTCACCCGTGGGCCGAAGTACCTGCCGCTGCGCTTCACACCGGTCGCCGACTGA